One Mauremys reevesii isolate NIE-2019 unplaced genomic scaffold, ASM1616193v1 Contig3, whole genome shotgun sequence genomic window carries:
- the LOC120393782 gene encoding LOW QUALITY PROTEIN: GTPase IMAP family member 7-like (The sequence of the model RefSeq protein was modified relative to this genomic sequence to represent the inferred CDS: substituted 1 base at 1 genomic stop codon) yields the protein MAEXKERKLRIILAGKSGAGKSATGNSILGERKFESKLGAKSVTLTCEKGQRSWNGRELVVIDTPAIFDGKVCDTITSREIVRCIALSAPGPHALVLVTQLGRFTEEDKDAVKRIQKMFGVEAMRHMIVLFTRKEDLAVGSLHDYVRYSENKDLKGLIQNCGNRYCAFNNKATGAEQAEQVSELIEMIQRMVQDNGGRYYVSEMYL from the exons ATGGCAGAATAGAAAGAGAGAA AACTCAGAATCATCCTTGCTGGCAAAAGTGGAGCTGGGAAAAGTGCAACTGGAAACTCCATCCTTGGGGAAAGAAAATTTGAGTCCAAACTTGGGGCAAAGTCAGTAACTTTGACTTGTGAAAAGGGACAAAGGAGCTGGAATGGGAGGGAGCTTGTGGTTATTGACACACCTGCCATTTTTGATGGAAAGGTTTGTGATACAATAACCTCAAGAGAGATTGTTCGCTGTATCGctctctctgccccaggcccccatgctCTGGTGCTGGTGACCCAGCTGGGCCGTTTTACTGAGGAAGACAAGGACGCAGTGAAGCGAATACAGAAGATGTTTGGAGTTGAAGCCATGAGGCACATGATTGTCCTGTTCACCCGGAAAGAAGATTTAGCGGTCGGCTCACTGCATGACTACGTAAGATACTCAGAAAATAAAGATCTTAAGGGGCTGATTCAGAATTGTGGGAACCGATATTGTGCTTTTAATAACAAAGCAACTGGAGCAGAACAGGCTGAGCAGGTTTCTGAGCTGATTGAAATGATCCAGAGAATGGTTCAGGACAATGGGGGCAGATATTATGTCAGTGAGATGTATTTGTAA